The stretch of DNA TGGGCTTTTACTCCAGAGTGAGGTTTTTACAAGTCAAGGCACTTATCGAGGATAAAATCTTTCAATTCTTTTCCTTCGTTCCGGACTCCACTATACAGAATATGTGCATTTACCATGCAAATGCTTATCAAGGCATCGAAGATTCTGAAATACCACTTTAGTCCCCTTAGAGGGAACAAATAAGTTCTCATTCGTTGGTCCATAGTCATACGATCTAACCCATGTATCGTTTCGTGCAGCTTTTCAACGAACTTCCTTTATAACGTAgggcagtgattttcaaccggtgttccgGTGAGAGACCTCCAggtgttccgcgaaaaattgcatttttcaagcattatgacgtcattcgaGTAATATAAATAGCGTCGATTTTAAAATGGCGAGTCAGAGTTTTGGAAAGTCGGTATAAAAAACTTATAACCAGAGAATgaaatgacaggccatattCCCTTTTAAAATGGATTTTCTAATATCTCGGCGTGTATTTTTAGTGATCCAttccattcttgaccaaatattgtttcaaaaatgtgaacattATACCCGACCATGAATTGAGTAATCATCGGAGttgattacattcgttgcattttgaagcttttcttgtagtaataattagggcgtgccATCATCTTAAAATCGTCATGTGAAGTGTtgaattgcaaattccgtaaataaaattgtgaatttctcggtaacgattttagctatgataatggtcgcggtattgttttgttggaaaggaaacgttaaaacttgaagTGATTAATTCCAATCAGCGTCTTCCCTTctactagaccagtggttctcaaacttttcgaAAAAATATGCATAACGGTCCCCTTTCATATTTTCTGATGACTCGCGATCCACTAATGAAATGGAAGCAAATTGCAACGCGGTATATCAAGCATTCATCTATTAAAATGACATAAAAACAGTTCAATGAGATGGGTGCGCCTGCTTGGCTTCCACTAGTTCTActttgggttctgttttttatAACTCTCATATCGTGTCTCACGTCCATTCTGTTTCgacattttgttttaatagcGAATAACGTAGAAAATTCACATTCGTAAATTGTTGCAAATGGAATGAGCATTTTTAGTGCCATCTTAGCGACATCGGGATAAGACTGTGTCACTGATGGTTTTTCTTTTCCTCCAAAACTTATCACAACAAAACCAAATTTCACATATGAATCgttatatctacatttattttttgtggaGGGGTGTATTTTCAAATTACCCCGAAAAAATTTGCAATCAGATGCACATGCCTTCCATAAACAATGGACCTTTGACcgccgaaaaattcttcctatactttaccattgcaaaaatttttcggggctattttaagagtgcttttgcgagttagCGCCTGTAAAACGAGggtgtttcaaatcatcattatgatCCATCGCATACAAGAATCTGTTTTTCAAActtaccggtaaagaattttagcctagactatcacagctatttctacaccaattttttattactgcaattaaattaaaactcctagaaagacacAGTGATCactgaattatttgatttatatttaaatgtccgaaacacaacagaaaactaacgaatagagttcaaaaacgcgaaagcGAGGTAAAGTTTatgaccacgcttgaaaatctgtctgagtgagaaaagtttctgagcggatgcgaaaagggagcattgttacgtcactttttgcatcttgctgattgatcaatgtcacgaagtaaacgaggaagtcgatgcttggggaaaggtccatacgcTATGATTTACGCTATTTGCCACGTTCACCAACGTTTGTTACATAATGATGTCGATAGAGCGTGTCGTGCTCCGGAGAAACACTGTAAAAGcattacatcaaaattttgCTTTAAATCAAAGTGCTTCTGTGCAGAAGTTGATGTTGTCTCGCGGTCCCCCTAAAATCGTTTCGCGGACCCCTGATCgaccgcggaccccagtttgagaaccaatgtaCTAGGCACAAAAGCAATTAGacacaaaattgtttacaattttttgggCATCAGGTCGCGCATGTAAGATTTCGTTAATCGTTCATTCATCGTCGTCGTCATCGTTCATCGTCATCTCGCctaatgaccacgtagaaatgcctttatttcagcttttaaatcaacattcaggattcacgcaatcacagatttatctaatCACAGATCGAATTGATATATTTCGGAAATAACACTGACACCAGTGTGGAGCATAAGAAACTTAATTATCGTCCTAATAAATGTGTGCATCCCATTGTCGAtatgataatattattcgcttaaaactgggacgtttaatttgcAAACGGCGATAAGTTAGATCAAACCCGTCGCAaaagataaatatcagaataaaattaagtgGGGACTGGGGATTTAAAATCGCTCCTCATGTCATGATCatctgtcgccgatgtgaacgcatatAGTTATAccaaaatatgaaacttcgatctccgccgaTCGGCAAGAATAAATACTTGCGCACAAGAACAAAGACGGTAATAGGGAAACGTTCAGGGGGCAAAAAAGTAGCGATTATGACGAAATTGaacagtaaaaatcgctttgttgccaattttcaatgtttctattaatttccaaatcgacCTGCAACCTTCTGGACTCCTGTTGCGTAAAAAAAACGCGAGAAATTGATAGCCGTTGAGAAATATCacattaaaataccatttctgtttctAACTAATCATAGTATTCATGAGCAAACTCGCAAAAACATCTATTTGTACCGTACTTTAGCTCTTatagctctgaatcggaatgtgTCAAAGTTGATGAGCtatattattaatttcgttattttattttcatgccgaAATGATATGTCAGTCAATTGTATAATgtagtttatttcaaaaaatcttgtttggtgttccgccacaattttagattaaaaaaagtgttccacggtacaaaaaaggttgaaaatcactgacGTAGGGGTTTGTGTGAATTGTGGATAACAACACCACCATCTTCGTATCATGCCACGTACAGggtaaaattttgtttaatcgCAGGAAGACGTCATTATCGAAAAGAATTGCATAAGCGATATGATAAGTACTGTCATCACATCCAATACCCCGAGACGCACGGCTGGAGGCCGCGTTATCGACGGTACGCACGGCCTCACGTTGTAGTTGCGCAACAACTAAAGAATCAGCAAATTTTACCGCTTCGTTGCTCGAAAAATTTAAATGCAAACATCATGCGATTTTTTGTGTATGAAAAGGTAAATATCTTGGTTACCCAACTGTCAtacctaatttatttttatttttttccggaAAACAGCAATATTAATCGCTTTAATTTTTGTACCATTTTTTGGGGGAAAATATTTAAGTTTATCTTTCAATTGCGAATCGTTGAATCAATCCTCGACTTTTTGAAGTATACGGGTCGTATTTCTGAACCGAAATGTTAAATATGTTGACTTTAGTCCCACAGCAGCGGTTAAACGTGTTATATAAATAGTTGTCCTCGCAAAATTAATCGATATTCTGGTTACTTGAATATTACATTACAAGCAAGAGCTATGCTttgagctatgctcaaatacatgggcACGTTATtcagagcgaagcagtccttccttacctttgacgctgccggtaccctcaaaaaaattCCGGATATCACAGAATCATCCTGGACAGCCAGTATTTCCATGGatgaaataatacagcgaaatttgggacgaaatatcagaattcctacgaaatttagaaataaataaaattaatagccttctcaaaataatgaaaattccaaagcaattgctTTAGTATTCAAAGCGAGAAGTgactttttcataacgataaaaTTCTGCGTCAAAGAACAAAGACAAggataagaacaacaacaacatagtattgaaacgatcgttatgtacactaaCGTGTCCGAAAATGTTTTACAGGTTGTTTTATCCATGATACTACCGCAAACAGGCACACATGCTGGTTGCGTGACCCGTGCAAATGACATAGTACATAAAGTAGGAAAATCGAATAAGCTGGAAACCATCCATTTTCATAGTTTGGATGCCAATTGGGACAATTGGGCGAACAACGACAACGTCCATTTATCAGACCTGGGTCTTACAAAATATCTGGCGTTGTTGGGATATCAGGTGCAGGACATTTTGAATAAAGGTTGGTGTTAGATACCCtacaaatttatatattcacAAATCATCAACAGTCATGGATACTTtcatttttgttgaattaaatgGAATGAAGTCCtaaaatgataaattgttaCTAATAAGGTACGATTTTTGAATTTAGTTCATACTATTTACTTGTCACCTATGCTATAAAACTGCTACGGACATTTCCGATTTCTTTGTGATTTTTAACAATATAAGGAATGTTATTCCACAATTTACTTCAAGTTACACATCATTACCAAATAAATAATGTCAAAATGATCGCAACAGGTCGTAATATATTGGTGATTTCTGCTGGTCAGTAATTTGTATTTGATGTTGCCCACAGATTCCCCTACTTTGGTGCAAGGCACATCTTTAGTAAAGACACCATTTACTCCTGTTCCGAGACCAACTTCTGTTTTGAACACAATTGAAAAGAATGGATTCAATTACCACAAAGGTTTGTTTGTCAACTTGGAATAAAATCGTTTTTCTTCTATTGAAAAATAGATAGTTGGCGAGTATTCACTTTTAACAAGACAGTATTCATTTAACATTTTAGTCGCCTGTGCtctttagagcagtggttctcaaactgtttTCGGTTGGAAATTTTGGGGGTCCGCTGTTGCTTCACAAAAGCATAAAGGGCCGCAAGCGCATAAAGTTTGAGAACGACTGTTTTAGAGTATATTGCATGTATGATGTATCACGTTCTAATGTATATACATCAAACTACATCTTTTTCTAGAAATGGCCACAAATTCCCGAAATACCAGCTGTAAACAACAAGCCACCTTTGCCTCTGTCGCGGCCTCATATTCTAAGCAGCAGGAGCGTCATggtaaaattgcaaaatattctTCGACAAAGCTGGATTTGAAGGATAAAAAAGGTTCGTTTTATTTATAGTAAACGGTTACATACTCTGATGACTTTGAGGGTCGTATTGTTATCACCCCCTACATTATTTGCTATCTTTATTCTGGACTTTACTACTAATTTATCGTGTGGAAGGCATTGtagtttaatatttattcaattaattttgcACAAACTTCCCAATATTACAAAGTCGGCTGGCGACACCGTACGTAAAAGCCACTAGTGACAATTTTCGTTCAAATGGAAGTGTTGGTATATATGCTAATAGCTGTAAATGTCAATGAGGCTTTTACAAATTATCTGTCGTGTTTTGAATATCaagatttatttttacatttcaatagaaaataaagctatattgcattgcattttaATTCATTGGCGCTTGTAGACTATTAAGTTTTCATTCCAGATTGGTGAATATGATTTCTTCTGGACAGTAATTTGTATTTGATGTTGCCCACAGATTCTCCTACTTTGGTGCAAGGCACATCTTTAGTAAAGACACCATTTACTCCTGTTCCGAGACCAACTTCCGTTCTCAACACAATTGAAAAGGATGGATTCAATTACCACAAAGGTTTGTTTctcaacttgaaaaaaaaaacgtttttcttCTAATAAAAAATAGATAGTTGGCGAGTATTCACTTTTAACAAGACAGTGATCATTTAACGTCTTAGTCGCCTGTGCtctttagagcagtggttctcaaactgttctcgatttgaaaattttgggggTCCGCTGTTACCTCACAGAAGCATAAAGGGCCGCAAGCGCATAAAGTTTGAGAACGACTGTTTTAGAGTATATTGCATGTATGATGTATCACGTTCTAATGTATATACATCAAACTACATCTTTTTCTAGAAATGGCCACAAATTCCCGAAATACCAGCTGTAAACAACAAGCCACCTTTGCCTCTGTCGCGGCCTCATATTCTAAGCAGCAGTAGCGTCATggtaaaattgcaaaatattctTCGACAAAGCTGGATTTGAAGGATAAAAAAGGTTCGTTTTATTTATAGTAAACGGTTGCATACTCTGATGACTTTGAGGGTCGTATTGTTATCACCTCTCCGTTATTTGCTATCTTTATTCTTGACTTTAATACTAATTTATCGTATTGAAGGCATTGtagtttaatatttattcaactaATTTTGTACAGACTTCCCAATATTACAAAGTCGGCTAGCCACACCGTACGTAAAAGCCATTAGTGTCAATTTTGGTTCTACATTTTCCTCTGTGATCTCGTCATCACGCAAAAAGAGTACACCCTTCAACGGGGATCAAAGTACACACATTAGGAAACTCAACTCCAGTGGCATAAGAGGTATGTATTCCATCTGTTTCTAATCCAGGCATATATTACCTGGGGTGTCAAATGGAAGTGTTGGTATAACTGCTAATAGCTTTAAATGTCAATGAGGCTTTTACAAATTATCTGTCGTGTTTTGAATATCaagatttatttttacatttcaatagaaaataaagctatattgcattgcattttaATTCATTGGCGAGTTTTCATTCCATATTGGCGAAGGTGATTTATTTTGGTCAGTAATTGTATTTGATGTTGCCCACAGATTCCTCTACTTTGGTGCAAGGCACATCTTTAGTAAAGACACCATTTACTCCTGTTCCGAGACCAACTTCCGTTCTGAACACAATTGAAAAGAATGGATTCAATTACCACAAAGGTTTGTTTGTCAACTTGGAATAAAATCgtatttcttttatttaaaaatagataGTTGGCGAGTATTCACTTTTAACAAGACAGTAATCATTTAACATTTTAGTCGCCTGTGCtctctagagcagtggttctcaaactgttCTCGGTTGGAAAGTTTTGTCGGTCCGCTGTTGCTTCACAGAAGCTTAAAGGGCCGCAAGCGCATAAAGTTTGAGAACGACTGCTTCAGAGTATATTGCATCATTTGCATGTATGATGTATCACGTTCTAAtgtagggttgccataccgtccggaaaattccggacatgtccggaatttagggttaaattttgcgtccgggaaaaattgaaaaaattcttaaatgtccggaatccggaattttactacatctgcaatcgtactgtgcacactgctaataaagaacattgttatttcgtaccgtgcgcatattttttactacgaggtcatgAAAAAAGTTATggactgtccggaattttgctttttcaaatatggtgaccctATTCTAATGTATATATCAAACTACATATTTTTCTAGAAATGGCCACAAATTCCCGAAATACCAGCTGTAAACAACAAGCCACCTTTGCCTCTGTCGCGGCCTCATATTCTGAGCAGCAGGAGCGTCAtggtaaaaatgtaaaatattcctCGACAAAGCTGGATTTGAAGGATAAAAAGGGTTCGTTTTATTTATAGTAAACGGTTACATACTCTGATGACTTTGTGGGTCGTATTGTTATCACCCCCTCCATTATTTGCTATCTTTATTCTGGACTTTATTACTAATTTATCGTATTGAAAGCATTGtagtttaatatttattcaaataattttgcacAGACTTCCCAATAATACAAAGGCGGCTGCCGTCACCGTACGTAAAAGCCACTAGTGACAATCTTCGTTCGACATTTTCCTGTGTGATCTCGTCTTCACGCAAAAAGAGTACAGCATTCAACGGGAATCAAAGTGCACACATTGTGAAATATAACTCAACTTGTAAAAGAGGTATGTATCCTATCTGAAGTGTCTAAAGGAGGTTTTGGTACATGGGCTGATTTCTGTAAATGTTAATGGATTTAAAAGTTAGCTGTTTTGGAACTGTATTTTTAGCTaattaaaacaatttataatGTTCATGTTAccaacaatttcaattttcaagaaAAGTATATTGGTAAAAAATAATTCGGAATACAGCGAATAGCACCTGTACTACAgcaaattttttgcctgtataATATTTAGAATGCTAGGATAAAGTTTTGTGAAATGTCCTTTTGCAATACCAGGAAGCCCAATTTTCAGACTAGTTTTCATTAAGGTACTGATTACACTAAGAATTGAATTttcttaaaatattgaataacgaTATTGTAAGATCAAAGAAAATATGcatcaaaaataaatagcttTGAATTTCTATTTCTAATAAACTTTTCATACTATTCGTCTTCAAGTGTGTGGTAATTTCCAttcttcaataataaatatctgTTTGTTAACAGGCATTTTATCACGGATACAAAACGTTTGTGGAGGAACAAAAAAACTCCTAACTGCgggtataaaaaaaatttctgaattaTGTAATGTTATGAGAGTGTTACATGTGCCCACAATAGGCATATATGCAATATCTTGTTCATTGATTTGAGAGTTGATTGAAAATTATAactcatattatatatattagtatatCAATATATTTACTTTTCTCAAAGTAAACAGCTGTTGTGATTGTTGTAAATTGAATATACCTGGTTCAACATGTGCtgctatatataaatatatgtatacgTCAGTAGCAATACATAAACATCAATGTCTCATTGACTATTCACCTTGATACTAGAAGCAAATCAAAATCCTAAATTTCATGTTACTGTTTTGTTgtctttatatttattcaaagtaGGAATGTCAAGTTGATTGGTTGtacatcatttttattttaacagaaAATGAATCAGGATGCAAGAGTAACCACAAGGCAAATAAAGATCCAGCTACAAAAGATAAAGCTAAGTATTTGTCAAATGTCTCAAGTTGTTCTAGTGCAAATCAAAAGGCTAATCAGAATTCAGGAAAcgcaaaatttttatcaaaaatatctaaTGCGATTGCGCAATATCTCGTCATTCATGGCATTAGTAATCTGACCAGTACTAAACATCAGACTGATTTTTTAACCTCCAGTTCATTTTGGGCTAAAAGCAAGCTATGTGATAGAATGTTGAggttatcaaattttttgaaaaaaaattactttcttGTCAATGCTGAGCTGATACGTCTTTCTGAAAATAAGCCTAAGTCACTTGATTTCGAATACATTGTGAAACGagaaaaagcaaaacaaaaccTCAAATCTTCGCATAAAGCTCTCACTGATAAAAACATTGTTAgaatggtaaaaaaaaatacattccccaagtgaaaatatttctttcgaatCGGCAAACACGGAATGCAGAATCCTCGGTCCTGATAAGACAGAGTTATTTAATGTTTCGGACTATGAGGGTCAAAAATTTTGTGAATGTATGAGTGAATGGACTGGGTATGAGATGATGGTTGAAtgtgaaaaatgtaaaaaatggtATCACCCCAAATGCGTAATTCAAAAAGaccatttaaaatatattagtgAGAAAGActggagaaatattttacttgTATGTTCTGAAACGAAGGTGGCATTCCATGATAAGGAGTCCGGGGGTTATATTACTGGAGGCAAAGAAGGGCACAATAAATCAGAAcatgattttttcaaatgtgaGAGAAATACCCAATTAGTTAAAAACAATCACATACAGACAACACCTTGTAAAACATTAAAAAGTAATCCACCAGTCGATATTATATTGGAAACACCCGATAACAAAGCAACAGATTGCCTACCCCTAGACCTTTCTTTGAATGAATGCAAAAATCCTGAAACCATAACTGAAGCTCTAGACGTGTCATTGAACATTCAGGAAAAACATAATGAAAATGCATGTAgcagaaaaaattcaaaatgtctttttagCACATTCACTGAGGTCAATTTGCACAGTGTATCTGAAATACCCTCGAAAATTTGGAATCAAGTTGTGGCTGATCGGACAGAACATCGTTTTAGTCCCAGGGGTTGTCGCCAAATAAGAGATTATATTCTAGCTgaattacagaaaatttataaaagttgCATACCTTCCGCCCGTAaccattatttatataaaactgAATTTAGTTCTGAACCCACAGAGGTTGTTTCATCACATTTGGGGTATATAAAATTTCAGTGCGCTCATTGCACCTGCTGTGGTTGCGATGTTAACTTTTTGGTAGATTTCTATAAAACTTTGCAATGTTTTGAGGCTCATTTTGAACTAATAGGTCAACGAAAGCACCTCATTGGGTGCAAGCGCAGCCTTTATGTTCGCGGGGAAGCCAGAAAAACTTTGAGAAATAAAATGCGTTTCATTCCCCCATCTGTTCAATTTAATGAATCTTATGACAAACTTTCGCAAACAGAAAGAGATTATGGCTCCCACACAAATGCCCCTTCAGCTGAcgttttgagaaaaataaaaagtgaaaaaaaagaATTCAGGAAAACTGAATTCACATccattaatttaaaaaaaatgatggaaAGTGAGGGAAAGGACAAGTATATCAGATTTATAGGGACTGAGCCACCCAGTGTAACAATTGTGAGCAGAACTCAACTAAAGTACTATTCCATAAGGTCGCAAGAAGacattgtttattttgatgcaACAGGCAGCATCATCAAGCGTGATAATGAAAGCAgggattttcaaatttacactTTATTGGTTAGGAATCCGTACCGCGGCAACATTTCTTTGCCTGTAGCTACATATGTGACATCGCGGCATAGAGCTATAGATATTAGTTCTTTTCTTGATCAAGTTCAGGCTCTCCAAGTCTCGGAATTAGGTCAATGTAAAAAACCCCGGCAAATAATGATAGATGGGTCTATGGCGATGTGGAATGCTGTTTTGAAGTCATTTTGTGGAGAGACGAGGGTCGATTATTATAATAGATGCTTTCGTATTGTGTCTGGCAACCCAAATAAACAAGATTTGGAACTGCCCGTTGTTCAAAATTGTTATAGTCATGTCATGCGTGCTGCTCAAATTATGTGTTTAAAATATTTCCCTGTTCATCCCACAATCGCCATGGCTTGgatgtcaaaattttttaattgtgaAACACTGGGTGAGCTCGATAAATTGGTTGCAAATTTTTGCGTTATAACCAATTGCTATAGAAATACTGACTGCGTTAAAAATGCCCTTTCACACTTACTTGTAGGGGAACAATGCAATAATGAAGTTAATGAAATTTTGGACGATGTGGCCACTGAATCTTCTGATGAATTTTTTATTGCAACAAAAGATGTTGATATAAAACAAGAGGAACGATCACCGTTTTATGTCAGATATTCTGATATGCTTAACGATTTTCATTCTTCATCAACATACTTGACCCATAAAAATTGTGATGATACCAATAAAATAAACcctttttataatgaaaatttttgccAGGTTGTCATGAAATATGTGCTGAGCCGGATCTCAGCTACATCCGCTCTAATGATTGGTGACCTTTCACGACATATGAAAAATTCCTCCACCGACAATCAAAATGCCTATTTCAGTCAATTCGCAAAATCTTACACAGAGCTTAAGCAGCGACCTGTGCAAAACATTACTTTGGACAACCGGACACAAGGCCCTATTGAACAACATTTTGGTTAcatgaaaaaaacttttttcaataaCACTAGAGCTTCTGGCCTTGATGATTTTGTTGATAGATTCGTTGATCAGTTAAAAATTATCGAAAAACAATTTGATGATTTGATGAAACATAAAGGGTTTAATCAAAGAAAACGAAAACAAATTCCAAAAAGTAGTCCAATGGttgaatcaaaatacaaaaagCGAGGAAAATGTCGTGGAAAGGGAGCCTATAATGACAATCTTCTGGCAAAAATTTTTAAACGATATACTTCCTCAAACAAATGCACATCAAATGATTTGGGGCATAAGCCGCAAACTGAGGAagaaatcaaaattaacaatttttcaAGTCGACCGTATAATTTTACAAACTTTACTAAAGTAGTGTCCTGTGATATTGGTGGTAGGATTGTTTCAAACCAAGGTCACGAATATAGGTCTGATGAATATGTTTGGAATTTAAGTATTTCTAATATGCAAAACATCATGAACTTCTCTGAAAATGTGTGGAAAAACATAATGAAATTGGATGACATGTCAGAGCTAGCTTTTGGCACAAAATTTGGACCACTTTCTTGGACCGATATATGTTCGACTTGCCCAcctgataataaaataatagtaTCGACTTTGAAAAACAAGGCAAGGCATTTAAATTATGAGCCAGGACAGTTAACTGAAAACGTTGTCAGTGCATATATTGCTAGCACTGTGTCTTATCACAACAATTTGTTCGGAAGTACTTTGATTGGATGCGCAGACACTATTTTTGTAAGGCAGATCATAAATGGTACCCAATTTAAAGACCCTAGAAAAGCAATGAATTTTATCGGAAATATCGATTCAATTGAGGTTATACTTTTTCCTTTGCGCTGGGGTAATCATTTTGTTCTCATGAGTTTGGAATTAAAACTAAATCGTCTCACTATCATTGATTCCTTGGGTATCGTAAACAAAGGCTTggaaaaaattatacataatcgTTTTAGACCATTTTTagaacaaaatatttgtaatgaaaaaaatattgaatgcaataaaaaatgtatGATTCTTCAAAACGATAGCTGTAGCTGTGGAGTATGTGTATGTATCGCTGCTGATGTATTGTGCTCATTTCAAATTCCGCCCACTCTTGATCCGACAGTTATTCACCACTACAGACATTGGCTAACATACCGATTGCTCAACTCTGTTGATTGTGAGGAATTCAACATAATACTTCCATCCGTTGATGTTTCTAACCAAAATAAATACACTAAAATGACTAATAATTGGAACAATTGCTGGTTCAACTCTGTGCTGCAGGCATTCGCATCAATTGTAGGTAAACTGAATTTGgatgttgaaaaaaattctaGCAGAAACCGGTTTACTGAACATATCTGTGGcattttggatattttaatTAACCATAAAAACTTGGAAAgagattttttgtatttggTGTTGAATATCGCGTGTGTGgagtttaatttgaaattaggCGAGCATCAAGACGCAGCAGAGTTCGCCACATTACTCGTACAGCGAGGTATATTGGAAGAATTCGGAATAACAACAAATTGTGTTTATTCTTTAGCACCTAAGTGTAACGTTTGCGATCATTCTGAGCAATTcataaatgataaatttttctttcaaatttcagTTCAGCAGGGAAGTAATATTTCTCTGCAAGACAGCCTAAATAACCAAATACAACCCCTAAACCATGAATGTAGAACCTGTAGTGGCACAATACAGCATCAGGGCGAACTTGTACTTACTCCACAGCTGCTAATTTTCACTATCATTAGAAATACAGGCTCAAGTAAATCAGTGCAACCTATTGTTTTGGATGAACATATTACCCTGTACGATAAATCATTGGATATCACTTATAAATATGAATTAACCAGTTGTGTTGTTCATTTGGGTCCCAGATTCGACAGTGGCCATTTTGTGACCTACGCATTCACATCAAATACTTCTGCTATATTGTATGATGATTCTAGAATAGATGTCATTTCTCGTGATACGTGCAGCAAATTAATTGGAGAAAACTGTgttcttttattttatgctAAGGTT from Styela clava chromosome 14, kaStyClav1.hap1.2, whole genome shotgun sequence encodes:
- the LOC144431937 gene encoding uncharacterized protein LOC144431937, producing MRPGSRTRSVFYSNGISGKPTAYLRSSCTNHLPHVLLLTDSNGRNLVKPKKVVISKSCEFNFSVCTIPGGKLSHGIAEISHGTVFKNVDLIILALGTNDLRGSCASHARIIEDDLLSLLNVVGQVYVKAKVVLSMILPQTGTHAGCVTRANDIVHKVGKSNKLETIHFHSLDANWDNWANNDNVHLSDLGLTKYLALLGYQVQDILNKDSPTLVQGTSLVKTPFTPVPRPTSVLNTIEKNGFNYHKEMATNSRNTSCKQQATFASVAASYSKQQERHGKIAKYSSTKLDLKDKKDSPTLVQGTSLVKTPFTPVPRPTSVLNTIEKDGFNYHKEMATNSRNTSCKQQATFASVAASYSKQQ
- the LOC144431994 gene encoding uncharacterized protein LOC144431994, giving the protein MATNSRNTSCKQQATFASVAASYSEQQERHGKNVKYSSTKLDLKDKKDFPIIQRRLPSPYVKATSDNLRSTFSCVISSSRKKSTAFNGNQSAHIVKYNSTCKRGILSRIQNVCGGTKKLLTAENESGCKSNHKANKDPATKDKAKYLSNVSSCSSANQKANQNSGNAKFLSKISNAIAQYLVIHGISNLTSTKHQTDFLTSSSFWAKSKLCDRMLRLSNFLKKNYFLVNAELIRLSENKPKSLDFEYIVKREKAKQNLKSSHKALTDKNIVRMVKKNTFPK